Below is a genomic region from Macaca thibetana thibetana isolate TM-01 chromosome 1, ASM2454274v1, whole genome shotgun sequence.
gtcaaTATAACAGGCTTTTTCCTCATATGTTTTTTCAATTATGTTTGATGTTTGAAGCAAATGAGTTTAATATCGTGCTCAATATATGTATGGAAAATACTAGTGGCATTTGTACTTAAAACGTGGAGAGTAAAATTGGATCTACATGAAAGTAAGGTTTCCATATTCCAGTTGAAGATTTGAATGTCAGTACTAGTAGAcagtaatatattattatatgtatatagtattaGCTAAAGcaacaactttttttaaaaaaggtaaaaagttaTACAAGGGATACAATCAAAAACAATACATATGAatcaaaattaatcttttttaaagattTCCCCACAGGGAATGGAGGAATAGGGTAATAGGGCTGAAAACCAGAGGAAGCAAACAGAAACTAATAAATGACAGAGGTTTAAGTCCTATATATCGATAATTATTTTAAGTGTGAATAGTCCAAGTGCACCAGTTAACAGGCCAAGAAAGGCAGAATGGATATGTAAATAAGACCGAAGTCAAGGGAAATTGGTATTCTGTGATTtatttggcaaatgttttctttacatgattattttaaaggaaatcacAGCCAGTTTGCACAAACGCAGGACACACTCCAGTATATATCTGCTGTATTcatttaagtatatttaaatttttctgcttattttcacAACATGGTTTGaggaatttacattttattaaattgagAAGTATTGTGATTCACTGATAATTGACTGTACATTGATAATATAACATTGATATATCCATCTGAAGATGAAGCTAAGTCTTGTTAATTATATGACCACTACAAAGTAGATAAATAACCTGACTAAAGTACAGAGTCTAGCATGAAGAGCAAAATAGTAACATTATTAGGAATAACTTGAGCCAGACAAACTTgagacagaagaaaggaagaaaggaaggagggaaggaaagaaggaaggagtgaggaagggagagaaagaaggaaggaaggaagaaagagagaaagagaaagaaagaaagaaagaaagaaagaaagaaagaaagaaagaaaaagagaaagaaaggaagagaaggaaagagaaaaaagaaaaagaaaggtaaagaaagaaaggaataaaggaaaaagagtgacagagaaaaagaaagaaagagaaggaagagaaggaaacagagaaaaaaagaagaaagaaaaataaagaaagaaaaaaggaaaaataaaggaagagaagaaaagagaaaaaagagaaagagaaagggagaaaaaaagaaaaaagagaaagaagagaaaagtagaataaaggaaaaaggaaaggaaagggaagtaaAAGGGAGAAGgacagggaaaggggaaggaaaggaaaagaaaggaaaggaaagaaaggagaggagaggagaggaaaggaaaagagaaaggaaaggggaaaggaaaggagaaaggaaaagggaaaggaaaggagaaaaaatgtaGTTGACTCTTTCAAcagctgaaagaagaaagaaaggaagcaaggaaacaagaaaggaaggaaagaaggaaggatggaatgaaggaaggaaagaaaggaaggaaggaaggaaggaaaaaagtaagaaaaataaaaaggaaataagtagTTGACTCTACAATTAGCTCCAAAACCAAAGCAAGGGGCATAAACCTTGATTGAGTTGGTTGATATCAGCAGAAATTGCACATCTAATCAAAGCTTATTATCAGCCTCAATCTTTAAAAATAGTCTAAAAGTAATGGGATCATCTGACACAGAATGATGAGATACGTAAAAGAGACTGATGAAGAAAAAAGACTGGGGTGAAAGGTCATCATTAGAGTGAAAAGCCATATCCATACTTATTGTAAAcctatattaattaaaattcaggagatagaggttgcagtgagccaagatcccaccaatgcactccagcctgggtgacagagtgaaattctgtcttaaaaatatataaataaataaaattcaatagaGGGTTACTGGAATGatgattaaaaaattgtttactaATACTGTAGAACAGAGTATTCAGAATAAtagtcattgtgtgtgtgtatgcctgtgtgtgtatacacacacaatgtaCAAAATATACAACATAACATATACTGTATGAGAAAGGTACCATAAAAACTGTTAGGGAAATGTTGAGTTTAtcgtattttatttaaaaatgaaatatagctgttatcaagaaaataaaaaaatattttttaagtatgaaaatataacatatgaCATTTTAGAATAAAGAATGGTATAATGGCTCTgtgcttttgaaaatgtattcCTTTAAAAAGAACCGAAAAACATTCATCATGAAAAAAGATTGACAATTATTTAGTAAAATGAGCAACTTATGTTCATAatgcagaaaaaaggaaagaacaatacTAGCCACAAAAATAATGCATTTGCATTACATATAATTAAAGAGATTTTATATTCAGAATTATTAAGATGATTCCAACTAATAAATACCAAAACTCCCAAAAAGGTAAATCAAAAAACATCAAACTGTATTTCCAAAGATTAGAATCATTAAATACCAATTAAATTGTGAACATATATTGTAAATCCAGTTGGTagtaaaagaaatgcaaatttacaCTACAATGCTGTAACATTTTATAGCCACTCAActtgtaaatattaaaatgtgacatcaccaatcattagaaacatgtaaaaaaggaaggaactgttgatataaatgtatattgGAATAAATACTGTAGGAAACCTTCTAGAGTTGAATATGCACAATATCCCAGAACACTCATTTGTAATTAATGTTCTTGGTGCGAGATGACCAACCTCAAGTATTTACCCCAGACAGTGATGCTGCTTCGATATGACTTTATTTAACCAACAAGTATTGTGTTCTAATTCTTTTACTGTATTCTTGACTAATACTCATTAATAGGAGCATTTATTTTGCTATGTTCTTATCAAGAAATTTGTATATTCacacaattaaaaagtaaaactaaataagTCCGTTGGCAAAACAAGTTGACAAAAACATTTTGCCACAGTTAATATGGATGAGTTTGCGAATGTCATCTGTGTTACTTAGAAAGACATGAACATGCTGGGATCTCAGAGCAGTGTACTTACTGACATGGATACATCTGGGAGGAGGAGACCAGCCATTTTCTGTACATGTAACTGTGGTCTGCTCTTTTGGAAGACCATAGCCAGGATGGCAGGCAACTTCTATAGAGTTACCTGTACAAACtttcttccattattttcattatgtccattttccaaataaggaaaataacattttcctaAGGACCATaacaatgataaataaataaagtaaatgagaagcataaatttgttcaaaatagtatattaaaattattgttaCCATATTAGAGTGcataaacatcaaaaaataatatacaaataagtaTGAactaaaattattaacaaaagttttcacaaaaagaaatatCAGCATTGAAGATTACTTATCTGtagtttaaataattaaaatatgtataaactaTATAGATATTCTCATAAAGTCTCTATATTTACTTCTCATAGGATTTTCAAGAACTCCTCATAATAGAAAAGATCTATTCTAGTCATTTTGCTTGAACAACTCTTTTCTTGGCCCTATTTCTGTTACATAAGACAAGAGTAATCACTTATGTGATCTCCTTTCTTTAATCTTTGAAAGTTTTATGCATGTATAGCTGTCCAGAGGTTTACTTACTGAGGCATGGTACTGCTGGTGACCACCCATCGTGTGTGCAATGAATGTAATCCCAGTAACTTCCTGAAGGAGTCTCAAAAGATTCATCACAGTAATAGGAGAAATATTTTCCTACAGCTACTGGAAAGTATGGTCGACGCATGCTCTCATAATATAGTCCTCCATGTTTAATGTCAGGAAAATGACAAGGTCTCACttgcaataaaaaacaaacaaaaaagtatacatattttttactgTAATAACTCATATTAGAGATAAATTTTGATATCACCTTCTCTCAAACATTTTCTTCTGGAATCACAGCAACCATGACTAGTTTCCTGATCCTGACCGCTCATCTTTATAATCTATTTTCCTTCGTATAAATTAATAACCCATCATCTGaccattttatttctccataaaaTCCTTAATGGATCCCAAATCAATTAACAGGACAAGAAGAACCTCATTCCACTTTCTCTAATTCTACTCACGTAGTATGGTCTCTTCAGCAATTCTGGAGGTTTTATCAGCATTAATTTAAACTGAGCTTATCTAACTCTATACCAAGTTATGCTAAAGCTGTCAGTTCAGGGTGTACACATTGGCATTAATTGTTttttggaaaagagaaacaagaaatacgactctaacattaaaaaaaatcagaaatgtagCAAATTatcttcagaaataaaacattttgttgaatTTCGTGGCATTTTGTTTGTATTCGATGGCATGCATTCTTACCATAGTGCGAATTCATGTATCGGATGAGAtatattattaacataaaaaatataggTGCATACACGAAtgttcaaaaaaatatatatatatttatacttacaCCATAATTTAAATAGCatataatttatgtttcttttataattCTGGAACAAgtgatagaaaataatatttacaaccTATTTATTGTGAAAACTGAGAACATAACTAAAGACAAATCTTTAAATTTGAACCATCATAAATCAGAACTGGAAGGAGGCTAGCGGCACAACAGCTTTAGTGTGCAGACGAGAAGACTAAGTTCAGAGAAGTGACATCTTTACTTAGTGGGAAGCGTTTGCTAGTTACCTAACTGGCTCCAGAGGCTTGTTGGGTGACGCATGACAGCTTCTCTGACCCAGCCCCTCAAGCATGGATGCACAGTTTTATGCTGAGTGTCTCCTCCATATTGGAAAATCTAACCTTCCCTGCTCTGTATAACTTCCTGAGATactcttatattttcttatgtttgcAGGATATTTAGTCTGAGGAAGAAAGGGACATATTAAaggaaatcattttaatttttcttttgctttcttttttctttttcttcttcttcttcttcttctttttttttttttttttttttttttttttttttttttttttttttttttaacggtcTTGCTCTTTCGCCAAGGCTAGAGtactgtggcacgatctcggctcactacagcttctacctcccaggtacaagtgattctcctgcctcagccttttgaggagctgggattacaggtgtgtgccaccacacccggctaagttttgacttctcagtagagacagcgttccatcatgttggtcaggttggtctccaactcctggcctcaagtgatccgcgcaccttggccccgcaaagtgttgggattaaggcgtgagccccCGGCtcagtcaaaaattatttttcttagtcaACAATAATTTCGAACCTGTAGTGAGTTTTTCATAGTTTAGGTTTGTTTCTAAAAATCGTTTTTCCCACTAAAAGCCACTTGAATTTCATAGAAAAACTAAAGGAACTTGGTCCATAGTAGGAAAAGTCAAGGAAAGCCTGGGACCTTTTGTTATGCCAAAGCTTAATGGGAGCACGTGAAATATACACAGAAGCCAGCTTCTTAGTGAGATTTGAAACAAATTTGAGCGTCCCAAAGAAGTACAATGACTATTGTAATGCATTGGGTACTGAAAATGATCAGTTTAAAAGGGATTTAGAAGCAACCCTGCTCTACATTACGAATTGTCACCCTTgacactttgttatggcaactcTAGTAGATGAATGTACAATTTAAACAACTCTAAAAggatattataaattaaaaataatgttcttgacaccctatttttaaataagtgtgaATAACTTATGAGTTGATGGAAGAAATATTGGTCAATACAAATTCAATGAACGTTATAATAAGTTACAATTACAAATTTTCTGTCAAGTTTATCTTTCAAATAGTGTGGCTACCAAAAGAATTGGCGTGCTGATTTTATTGTTCAGAACTGAAATATCaactaccattaaaaaaaaattcttagcatAAGCAACTAACAAAGTATATCATTCATTAATCATATGAAAAATATCTGTTGATTTGATTAACTAGATTCTGATTATAGATGAATACAGATAATATGTAAACATAAAGTGTTCAACAAGACAAAAATCAGCAAGGACAATACACCCAAGATATTATTACCAAATTCTGATGAATACGCTCTAAAATCtgtgttgggggtgtgtgtgtgtgtgtgtgtatatatatatccttgagtaaaaagtagaaagttattttaattattaatattgttttaataaattgtGTAAATATCATTCTATTCATCCGCTAGAGCTACCATAATAAAGTACACAGATttcatagaaatttattttctcacagttctggaggctactaGTTTGAGATATAGCTGTCAACCGGGTTGAATTCTTCTGAGACCTCTTCCTTTGTCTTGTAAATGGTTGTATTCTCTCTATGCCTGCTTGATCTTTCTCTATATGGTGtgtccttattttctcttcttatatagACACCAGTTATATTGGAGTAGGGCCCACCTGAATCATTGACCTTTAACTTAGTTACCTCTTTAAGCACTCCTTCTCCAAATGCACTCACATTCTCAGGTATTGAGAGTTTGGActttaacaaatgaattttggagggatgcAGTTGAGCCAATGCTACTGAATACATAAAGATATTTCTCTCTACCCAAGACGTTATTCCACTAAATGAGTTACTTTCTCCTTTGAGAAATACAGGTGAGACCCAAATTTACAGGACAGTTTGCTCTAGTTTACTCTTACAAAGAGTTCATTGGAGGAAACAAGTTTTCAACTGGAGTATCAGATAAGAAAGAGTTTGTCATCATTCTTTTCTATAGTGCTTTTAAGAAAGTAAGTAAGAAAGTATAGCGCATATGCTTCTCTAATTCCAGTCATTTCAAACTAGTgctatttttctcctttgcatTCTACTTTAATCTATTTaatctttatttgaaaaaatatacctGTAACAGTtcagttaaaaaaggaaataaccggagtaattccttttttttttccattttggcaTAGATCAAGTTTGTTTTGCACAACAAATAAAACTAGCAAATCATATGATAGTTAATATCATAAAACTAAAAACTCTTTCCCTAGAATCAAATAAGGTGGCATAGCTTTGAGAGGAGAGGATGAGGGAAAAGATACTCTCATAAATTGATAATGGGATTTCCAGTATTACCCACTGTTACGTTTgttgaaatattataaaatcttgAATAATAACAAAGTTTGTATTCTTCATTAATAGCCACACACCATTGATTGGTCACGATTTTTGACCCATATGGTTCAGCTGCTAATGTTATGATATAGTTCTTTAACATGGAAAGCCTGCATTCAAAAAGATagttaatatagaaaaatatatgactatcaaggagaaaagaaatcagtgaaCAATGACATAAAGCTCTGAAAagtattttctgtgtatttacttaTTGAACATTTGCTAGTGGACTCAGAAAAGCCAATCAAAACATACTGTCATTCCAATGTAAGTTTATATTCTACTTTTTATGTCATTCCGATATAAGTTTatattcaacatatatatatgttgctAATTTTGTTGAAACGGTAGGTTGATGATAATGTTAATTAGTTTTAGCAGCTTTCTTAAGATATAATAGAAATACATTAAActgcataatttaaaatgtattatttgatttttaatatataaatgtatgaaaatcaCCATATGTAAGATTATGAAAATATCAATCACTCCCAATGTTCCCCTTGTACTATGGATAAGAAAATTCTGAACGTCTTAAGTTTAGAATCTGTCTAATGACATGTTTCCTAATAACGTTTCATGAGTACATTCTCATATCTCCTTAATCAATATTAAATGCCTTTTACACTGCAGaacttagaaaacaaataaaatattattcattttttctttaagttaaaatgagataattttttataACATTAGTTTCTGTTATACTCCCACAAAATATGCCACTTCCACTAGCATAGTGAATTAATCCTCTTTGATTCATTAAAAAACAGATAGATATACAAAGCTAGATATTACCTGAAGTTACATTTAAGAGGGAAGCTGAGTGTTTAGATCGCTTTTAACTTACCTTGTCCATTAGCACAGGAAACCCACAAGGTGAGAATGACATTGATTAGTAACAACATGTTAGATATTCTCAGTAATATGTATTCATACAAAGGTCTCAATTGCACTATTTGGGGTTTGAAATCTTTCCTTGCTAGTTACCCAGTGTGATTCTCAATTTAAGTGCACTACCACAAAGCTAGGCCTTTAAGGTCACTTAGTAAATATCAAAGTTCAGAGAGTTTTGCAAAATCCTTCAATAATTCCAGTTAGTGGTTTCACAATCATCTGTGGAATTGATTTCCTGATGTGTAGCTTATCAGTTGATGTGTACAATTTTATTTAGGGACAGTAATGGACTGAAtccaaaagtaatataaaatattaatttattttatttcttattttttgagtaaAGAGAGTATTAATAAAGGGAACGAAAGGCTTCTGCAACTGTTGGAAGAACTGAGGGAACTAAGGTCAAAAATGCTATTTCCGGAAAATTCTGATATTCAAGAATCTTAGTGATGCCCTCACTAATTATCCATGGTGCTGCAGTGGATGTTTCTCAGGAAAACTTCCAGAATCAAGAAAAGCTATTGTTGGTGATCTCAGCTGCTATGAGCAGCTGCTACCAGATAatactttgtctttctcttcttccaaatCTTCTTTAAGTACATCTCATGGGGGAATCTAAGGTAGAAGCAAGCTATGGAGAAAGGAACTTCGGAAACTATAGTTTCAAACTTATGGTCCGcaatgcagaagaaaatgaaaataggaacTGGGTTGATGTCACATTGAAAATAAACATCTGGCACACTAATCTCTTTCTGAAAATCCTGCTGTTGAGCTTGgcaagctgttttttttttttttctcacaaatggTCAAAATACAATTTCTTATCCAACATACTCTTCTTACAATGAgaacactaattttaaaattaaacactgGAAAATAGGTGAGTGTCTTCCACATACAGAGGAATCACTAATGAATAACTCTCAGGGTCCACATGTCACTAAAATTTTCTGTTGTCCTTTGCTTTGCAGTACCTAACTTAATTATTTCAGGATGTTTGAAAACAAACCAGTGTGTCTGGACCACATTCCACTGtctgtatttttatgtgtttagagAAACAGACTGATTTTCAGAACTCACAATAGATCATACTGAGTACAAAAGTTTCAGTATattcttgattttaaatatttttaaagttgtgttTTAGGGTATCTTTATTTTAAGGTACAatacattcatacatatatataatatatatattttacatatatatatattatatatatatacagacagtGGAATGTGGTCCAGACacactgttttgttttcaaacatcCTGAAATAATTAAGTTAGGTACTGCAAAGCAAAGGACAACAGAAAATTTTAGTGACATGTGGACCCTGAGAGTTATTCATTAGTGATTCCTCTGTATGTGGAAGATACTCACCTATTTTccaatatatatatgatatatatataaaaatttctgCTTTGTTGGAAGAATATAACTCAAGTCCACACATGTTCTCTCATTGACTTCttctgtttattctttattttacattattatacTTGCTGTGTTTTAAGATACCGCTCATTAAAATAAGAGAATCGTGGAGAGAATAACATCAGCAAAACAGCAGTGTAGGAGTTCTCCAGCTTCTCTCCCTCCTACAGAAACTTAGTAGCAACCACCCAGAGCCAAGATTACCACCCTGAATATCCCAGAACTTAGGAGTGAAGCTATTATATAGCAAACAATTCAAAATAAGAGCTACAAAATTGGTTAAAGAATATGCAATTTAAAAAGTTGTAAGTTGTAacttcaaaaattcaaaatgtgtgCCAAAGTAGAgtaaaaatgtacagttttttattttcttttaaaaagtgaatcacAAGTTGTTATCATGGTAAAATAAGCTGttataaatataagaattttgTGGGCCTCAGAATAACCACAGCACAAAGCTCTAATAATAACACTCCAAGTAAAAAGAGAAGAGTCAAACAACACTAATAGAAAAAATCATTTAACCACAAAAGAGtgaagaagataggaagaaaaaaaaactgcctaatgactagaaaataattacaaaatggCAATAATTAATCTTTATCTATCAGTAATTACCTTGAATGTCAATGGATTGAATtattcaattaaaagacagactcggttagtggatttaaaaaaacaaaaacactcaacTCTATTCTTGCTGCAAGAGACACACGATACCTCTAAGGACTCATAGTATGAAAgtgaaaggagggaaagagataTTCCATGCTGttggaaaagaaaagcaggagcAGAAATATGTAAATCAGATAAAATGGACttgaactaaaaacagaaaaagaaacaaggaaagtcattatataatgataaagacaTCAAATCAGCACATGCACATGAGAAttgtaaacatacatatatatactcaaCATtagagcatatatatatatatatatatatataaagcacataTTAATAgctctaaagagagagagagagattgcaatacaataatagtaggagttTTCAACTCCTCACATTCAGCAATGGAAAGATACTTcccacagaaaatcaacaaaatgacaTTGGATTTTAAGAACATTGTAGACCAAATAGATCTAGCAGgtatttttggaatatttaattTGACTGCTGAAGAGCACATTCTCCTTAACTGCACATAGAATATTCTCCAGAATAGATCATCAGATAGGTCATAAAATAAGTTgtaacaaattgaaaaaaataggaattatGTCAAGAATCTTTTCTGATCATAATGGTACACAGCTAGtaataacagaagaaaacttggaaactttacaaacacttggaaattaaacaacaggTTCATTTAAAACCAATGGCTCAATGAAGacagtaagaagaaaacaaaaattgtaaagtTTTAGAGACAAATgacaatggaaacacaacatgccATAATAGATGAGACACAGCAAAACCGGTTCTaataggaaaatttatagcaataaatgccttatcaaaaagaagaaagctctcaaataaataacaaacattgcaccttaagaagctagaaatataagaataacattattaaaaacaatttgaaaataaataataaatgtcagaGCAGAAACAAACAACACAGAGACtaaatgtaagttaaaaaaaaaatcagtaaagcaaagatttaaaaaaaccaaaattgacaaaccttttattagactaagaaaaataagagagaagatccaaataagtaaaatcagagaggaaaaaggagacattacatcTGGTTCTACAGAAACACAAAtgattatatataactataaggAAAAATTGCTTACCAATAAATTGGTatacctggaagaaatggatacatttttgGACACATACAACATATCAAGATTGaattaagaataaatagaaatctACATAGACAAATAATGAGTAAGttgattaaatcagtaataaactTCACCCATCAAAAAAGCCCAAAATCTGTTATcatcactgatgaattctaccaaacattaaaaaaaaaactgatagtaatttttctcaaactatactaaaagtaAAGATAATGAAATTTTTCCAGCTCTTTGTAGCATGCCAGcattgccctgataccaaa
It encodes:
- the CFHR3 gene encoding LOW QUALITY PROTEIN: complement factor H-related protein 3 (The sequence of the model RefSeq protein was modified relative to this genomic sequence to represent the inferred CDS: inserted 1 base in 1 codon), whose product is MLLLINVILTLWVSCANGQVRPCHFPDIKHGGLYYESMRRPYFPVAVGKYFSYYCDESFETPSGSYWDYIHCTHDGWSPAVPCLRKCYFPYLENGHNENNGRKFVXGNSIEVACHPGYGLPKEQTTVTCTENGWSPPPRCIHVNSTRKCGPPPPIDNGDTTSFPLSLYAPDSSVEYQCQNLYQLEGNKRVTCRNGQWSEPPKCLHACVISPEIMEKYNITFKWAAKQKLYSRTGEPVEFVCRSGYHLSPNSHALRTTCQDGKLEYPTCVKRY